A single region of the Pelorhabdus rhamnosifermentans genome encodes:
- a CDS encoding phosphate--AMP phosphotransferase, which produces MLEKVDLKKKLVKEDYKKVIDELRMHVGALQRQAKDLNIPVSIVFEGWKAAGKGTLINELIQSLDPRGVQVFAIHEPNDEESVRPYFWRFWTKIPSKGRMAIFDRSWYQRVLVEKVEKQATEKELHHAYHEIPSFERQLVDEGMIVIKFFLHISRKEQKERLEKLSASEATAWRVTEEDWTHHRDYDAYRCAVEEMMEKTDSDFAPWLIVEATDKRFATVKILTAVAQALEARITKVSSKKESTLLPSIASAVSLVDLKSLKSSLLSEVDLSVTVSADEYQEKLKMYQKRIREIEYIIYKKKMPVLVVLEGWDAAGKGGAIRRLAQNMDPRGYTVIPISAPNDEELNHHYLWRFWRAMPKQGHIAIFDRSWYGRVLVERVEGYCTEGEWRRAYREMNEMEEQWIHYGGTIVKLWLHIDQDEQQRRFTERLSNPDKQWKITGEDWRNREKWAQYEEAIDEMFFRTSTTYAPWTIVEANCKSYARLKVLKTIIKDVEKFLQ; this is translated from the coding sequence GTGTTAGAAAAAGTTGATTTGAAGAAGAAGCTGGTCAAAGAGGATTACAAAAAGGTAATTGATGAACTTCGCATGCATGTTGGAGCTTTGCAGCGGCAGGCCAAAGATTTAAACATTCCCGTCAGTATCGTATTTGAAGGCTGGAAGGCCGCTGGAAAGGGTACATTAATTAATGAACTTATCCAGTCACTTGACCCCCGTGGAGTTCAGGTGTTTGCCATTCATGAGCCGAATGATGAAGAGTCTGTCCGACCCTATTTTTGGCGGTTTTGGACGAAGATCCCTTCCAAGGGGCGTATGGCTATTTTTGATCGAAGTTGGTATCAGCGTGTGCTTGTGGAAAAAGTGGAGAAGCAAGCCACCGAGAAGGAATTGCATCATGCTTATCATGAAATTCCTTCTTTTGAGCGACAGCTTGTTGACGAAGGAATGATCGTCATCAAATTCTTTTTGCATATTAGTCGCAAAGAGCAGAAAGAACGTTTAGAAAAACTTTCTGCCAGTGAAGCAACCGCTTGGCGGGTAACGGAAGAAGACTGGACGCATCATCGTGATTATGATGCCTATCGTTGTGCTGTAGAAGAGATGATGGAAAAAACCGATTCGGATTTTGCTCCCTGGCTGATTGTTGAAGCGACAGATAAGCGTTTTGCTACAGTTAAAATTTTAACAGCTGTGGCACAAGCTTTGGAAGCAAGAATTACCAAAGTGTCTTCTAAAAAAGAGTCCACTCTATTGCCAAGTATCGCTTCGGCTGTGTCTTTAGTTGATCTTAAATCATTAAAAAGCTCATTGTTGAGTGAAGTGGATTTATCTGTTACTGTTTCCGCTGACGAATATCAAGAAAAGCTTAAGATGTATCAAAAACGTATTCGGGAAATAGAGTATATTATTTATAAGAAAAAAATGCCTGTCCTTGTTGTGCTTGAAGGTTGGGATGCCGCAGGAAAAGGGGGGGCTATCAGGCGCCTAGCACAAAATATGGATCCTCGTGGGTATACGGTCATTCCCATTTCGGCTCCGAATGATGAGGAACTGAATCATCATTATTTGTGGCGATTTTGGCGTGCCATGCCCAAGCAGGGGCATATTGCTATTTTTGATCGCAGTTGGTATGGTCGAGTTCTTGTAGAAAGGGTAGAGGGGTATTGTACAGAAGGAGAGTGGCGCCGCGCGTATCGTGAAATGAATGAAATGGAAGAACAGTGGATTCATTATGGCGGTACGATTGTGAAGCTTTGGCTACATATTGATCAAGATGAACAACAACGGCGTTTTACAGAACGTCTTTCAAATCCAGATAAGCAATGGAAAATTACAGGCGAAGATTGGCGAAATCGTGAAAAATGGGCACAATATGAAGAGGCAATAGATGAGATGTTTTTTCGAACGAGTACAAC